A window of the Lepus europaeus isolate LE1 chromosome 5, mLepTim1.pri, whole genome shotgun sequence genome harbors these coding sequences:
- the LOC133760118 gene encoding endogenous retrovirus group K member 8 Gag polyprotein-like: MNLPHPEQEKPAPTAPAHPALDHNARFHQSALLRGIRQAQRSGDVEAYGVRPLVAPVTVTSFGPGEILEYPQGGQYSVYKDLNFDIMKQLKRAISLYGLRSPYTREFLEALVINENFIPVDWDVLSRACLSSAEFLQFKTWWADAARQQEMRNQAADPPVPITAEQLTGTGQWVGFHVQRQFSLQAVDQLRMCCLKAWDKIIPSGETIPPVAQVKQGLNEPYEEFVERLNDNLIRTVNEPGLRIILLRMLAFENANNECRRVLFPIKLNNGNLEDYIRTCRDVGSPTYNANLLAAALKNLNSGKVKGNCFRCGKPGHMKKDCRSEKPPSNPHSLDRDPGTSSSYNSQNLAPGIGPQSEKGKPWANQGHSKFDREGNGASSGNGKQGPASGPNKHNTRLIQQCPSQTHNQPGCEWSLISTLQPQEVRPLI, encoded by the coding sequence ATGAACTTACCTCACCCTGAGCAGGAGAAACCTGCCCCAACCGCCCCTGCTCATCCTGCTTTGGATCACAATGCTAGATTCCACCAGAGTGCTTTGCTGAGAGGCATCCGACAAGCTCAGCGAAGCGGGGATGTGGAGGCCTATGGGGTGAGGCCTTTGGTCGCCCCTGTGACTGTGACCTCTTTTGGCCCAGGTGAGATCCTTGAGTATCCTCAAGGAGGACAgtattctgtttataaagatttaaATTTTGATATAATGAAGCAATTGAAACGGGCTATCAGTCTCTATGGTTTACGGTCTCCTTATACAAGAGAATTTTTAGAAGCATTAGTGATAAATGAGAACTTCATACCCGTAGATTGGGATGTGCTAAGTAGGGCTTGTTTATCCTCAGCAGAATTTTTGCAGTTTAAGACATGGTGGGCTGATGCAGCAAGACAGCAAGAGATGAGAAACCAAGCAGCTGACCCTCCCGTCCCCATTACTGCTGAACAGCTCACGGGCACAGGACAATGGGTTGGCTTTCACGTTCAACGGCAATTTAGCCTGCAAGCTGTGGACCAGCTTCGAATGTGTTGTTTAAAGGCTTGGGATAAGATTATCCCTTCAGGAGAAACTATTCCTCCTGTCGCTCAAGTTAAACAAGGGTTAAATGAACCTTACGAGGAGTTTGTTGAGCGACTGAATGATAACCTAATAAGAACAGTGAATGAGCCAGGTCTAAGAATAATATTGTTACGAATGTTGGCCTTTGAAAATGCGAATAATGAGTGTCGAAGAGTCCTGTTTCCCATTAAGCTGAATAATGGAAACTTGGAGGACTATATCAGAACTTGTCGTGATGTGGGATCCCCCACATATAACGCAAACCTATTGGCTGCTgctcttaaaaatttaaattcaggGAAAGTTAAAGGAAATTGCTTTCGCTGTGGAAAACCTGGACATATGAAAAAAGACTGTCGGTCTGAAAAACCACCTAGTAACCCTCATTCTTTGGACCGTGATCCAGGCACTAGTTCTAGCTATAACTCTCAAAATCTTGCCCCAGGAATTGGTCCCCAGAGCGAAAAAGGAAAACCCTGGGCGAATCAGGGTCATTCTAAATTTGATAGAGAGGGCAATGGAGCATCGTCGGGAAACGGGAAACAGGGCCCAGCCTCGGGGCCCAACAAACACAATACGAGGCTCATTCAGCAATGTCCCAGCCAGACACACAACCAGCCAGGCTGCGAATGGTCTCTGATCTCTACCCTGCAACCTCAGGAAGTGCGGCCCTTGATTTAA